One Olsenella sp. oral taxon 807 DNA segment encodes these proteins:
- a CDS encoding DUF4153 domain-containing protein has translation MKVDEAGRTIRALERLAHRMLERFPVVIALAAAGTLISMLQAYDVFGISAGSDDLFMVLWYRGPLRTNIATSALVAQSFISGSRLAALACITATLAVERLLRDAHENDAAEEKTHAHPRPRPILVQAATGAAVWALYAAIDLPVRADERLSTLFGLVVLAVVLISVFGLPWLLYTSDNEDVLLAFLVKGVAFSVFVAGIVHLGLSIVMSAIDSLITHVSSNAHQAVASLVWTFVLPCVFCSQVPRHTERLDVPHVYRIVVGRALFYIYLLLLAVLYLYIARIALTRTLPSGQLNWFGCLALLGTLFFWAGIRMIGSGVVRWYLRWGWALVIPILIVQLMAIYLRVSAYGLTTSRYASILCVIVGAVGLALAARTRHPRELFGVCCVVTLIACVTSANIIDLPYQEQAGRLRTALASGGMSQAADVTHESLGTLSTGEQERIASSWSYLSSRTGALTNSELVDQLRGDSRASGALDYLSSNTPSGSNGVLDGSLGSKNKSSSTRETYAVRHGANIGVAGYSRLYPLDARELADDLTLDFWSADGTALHVDCSELIARLREHYASRPRGEYSTHIDDVDPSEMRIVTKDGGCLALTSVSFQVSGDRPCDAYVAGYVLIP, from the coding sequence ATGAAGGTTGACGAGGCGGGACGGACCATTCGTGCACTGGAGAGATTAGCGCACCGGATGCTCGAGCGCTTTCCGGTCGTTATCGCGCTCGCGGCAGCAGGGACGCTCATCTCGATGCTTCAGGCCTACGACGTCTTTGGAATAAGCGCAGGTTCAGACGACCTTTTCATGGTATTGTGGTATAGAGGTCCCCTGCGCACAAACATCGCAACGTCGGCGCTCGTAGCCCAGAGCTTCATCAGCGGGTCTCGACTTGCAGCACTTGCCTGCATCACGGCCACGCTCGCCGTCGAGCGGCTGTTACGTGACGCGCACGAGAACGACGCCGCGGAGGAGAAGACGCATGCCCACCCAAGACCACGTCCCATCCTGGTGCAGGCTGCCACGGGGGCAGCGGTATGGGCGCTCTATGCCGCCATCGACCTGCCAGTCAGGGCAGATGAGCGTCTGAGCACCCTCTTTGGTCTGGTCGTGTTGGCCGTCGTACTCATCAGCGTCTTCGGTCTGCCCTGGCTGCTCTACACGTCTGACAATGAGGATGTGCTCCTTGCCTTCCTCGTTAAGGGGGTGGCCTTCTCCGTCTTTGTCGCGGGCATCGTGCACCTTGGTCTATCCATCGTAATGTCCGCGATTGACTCCCTGATCACACACGTGAGCAGCAATGCGCATCAGGCCGTGGCGTCACTCGTGTGGACGTTCGTGCTTCCCTGTGTCTTCTGCTCGCAGGTCCCCCGCCACACCGAGCGGCTCGACGTCCCACACGTCTACCGCATCGTCGTCGGAAGGGCCCTCTTCTACATCTATCTGCTCCTGCTCGCCGTACTCTACCTCTACATCGCGCGCATTGCCCTCACGCGCACCCTGCCCTCAGGCCAGCTCAACTGGTTTGGTTGCCTCGCGCTGCTCGGCACACTCTTCTTCTGGGCAGGCATCCGCATGATTGGCAGTGGCGTGGTGCGCTGGTATCTGCGCTGGGGCTGGGCCCTTGTCATCCCCATCCTCATCGTGCAGCTTATGGCCATCTATCTGCGCGTCTCGGCCTACGGTCTCACGACGTCGCGCTATGCCTCGATCCTCTGCGTCATCGTCGGCGCGGTGGGGCTCGCCCTTGCCGCGCGCACAAGGCACCCCCGAGAGCTCTTTGGGGTGTGCTGCGTCGTCACGCTCATCGCCTGCGTCACTTCCGCAAACATCATCGATCTGCCGTACCAGGAGCAGGCAGGACGGCTGCGCACCGCGCTCGCAAGTGGCGGCATGTCGCAGGCGGCGGACGTCACCCATGAGAGCTTGGGCACCCTCTCCACGGGGGAACAAGAGCGCATCGCAAGCAGCTGGAGCTACCTGTCATCGCGCACGGGAGCGCTCACCAACTCCGAGCTTGTGGACCAGCTAAGGGGCGACAGTCGGGCGAGCGGGGCTCTCGACTACCTCAGTTCTAACACCCCCTCCGGCTCGAACGGCGTCCTGGATGGCTCCTTGGGCAGCAAAAACAAGTCTAGCTCGACACGCGAAACGTATGCTGTGAGACATGGCGCCAACATAGGTGTTGCGGGCTACTCGCGTCTCTACCCGCTTGACGCGAGGGAGCTTGCGGATGACCTCACGCTCGACTTCTGGTCTGCCGACGGAACTGCCTTACACGTTGACTGCTCTGAGCTTATCGCGCGACTCAGGGAGCACTACGCCTCACGGCCAAGGGGCGAATACTCGACGCATATCGACGACGTCGATCCGAGCGAGATGCGCATTGTCACCAAGGATGGGGGCTGTCTTGCCCTCACGAGCGTCTCGTTCCAAGTCAGCGGCGACAGACCCTGTGACGCCTACGTCGCAGGATACGTCCTCATACCCTAA
- a CDS encoding InlB B-repeat-containing protein, which translates to MHAYARNHARAIVGAVIAFVLSLVALPVRAVAASTLAVTTQDTGHVKIMSSWSDYEANRPPENDKSTWPASDSASLDGAAAVILRPADSYGYLQSLKAADAQGQNVVQLGFTDVTTDNRFKFTDEFKSGNNPLGIKLSDHNENNGNTDIDFGMTFGADVTVTAVYRHSSTVTFYTNYSASDSSVHQTMEGYSGDPIAVAVPVREGYVFKGWATSRLGPVVAGPGEVLKFPDSSTQSYYAIWGTLSPEASTHTISFDANGGEGSMAPQTYEEGRPQALVLNSFVRVGHSFRGWNTSADGTGTAYGDGDTIVVTSDLTLYAQWTPISYTVTLHANHGEDETKRVTVTYGEDTKFITYDIFTWPGHTIVGWNTRPDGSGANHGPGEHITITRDTDFYAVWADVTETPSYGPNTTIPNNPVTPVTAVEESSRIRGGDIQPAFSRDRVQDSALPQTGDDRLAALVPVLAFAGAVVLVAGVVARRRQSRHEMPR; encoded by the coding sequence ATGCATGCATACGCCCGTAATCACGCGAGGGCCATCGTGGGCGCCGTCATCGCCTTTGTCCTGAGCCTCGTGGCGCTGCCCGTCAGGGCCGTCGCGGCAAGCACCTTGGCGGTTACGACCCAGGACACCGGTCATGTCAAGATCATGAGCTCGTGGTCCGACTATGAGGCGAACCGTCCTCCCGAGAACGACAAGTCCACGTGGCCGGCAAGCGACTCCGCCTCACTTGACGGCGCCGCTGCCGTGATCCTGCGTCCGGCAGACTCCTACGGGTATCTTCAGTCCCTGAAGGCGGCTGATGCACAGGGCCAGAACGTGGTGCAGCTTGGCTTTACGGACGTGACAACAGACAACAGGTTCAAGTTTACAGATGAGTTTAAGAGTGGCAATAATCCACTTGGTATCAAGCTTTCGGACCACAACGAGAACAACGGTAACACTGACATCGACTTTGGTATGACCTTTGGCGCGGACGTCACGGTCACCGCAGTCTACCGCCACAGCAGCACGGTTACGTTCTATACCAACTACAGTGCATCTGACAGCTCCGTGCATCAGACGATGGAGGGCTATAGCGGCGACCCGATCGCCGTGGCAGTTCCCGTGCGCGAGGGCTACGTGTTCAAGGGCTGGGCGACGTCTCGCCTTGGGCCGGTTGTGGCAGGGCCTGGAGAGGTACTGAAGTTTCCTGACTCATCTACACAGAGCTACTATGCCATCTGGGGGACATTGTCTCCCGAGGCATCAACCCATACGATCAGCTTTGACGCCAACGGGGGCGAGGGATCCATGGCCCCCCAGACGTACGAGGAGGGCAGGCCACAGGCACTCGTGCTCAATTCGTTTGTCCGCGTGGGCCACAGCTTCAGGGGTTGGAACACGAGTGCGGACGGCACGGGTACGGCCTACGGCGACGGAGACACGATCGTAGTGACGTCAGATCTGACGCTCTATGCGCAGTGGACTCCCATATCCTATACCGTGACCCTTCACGCAAACCATGGGGAGGACGAGACGAAGCGAGTCACGGTCACGTATGGTGAAGACACGAAATTCATCACCTATGACATATTCACGTGGCCAGGGCACACGATCGTGGGGTGGAACACCAGGCCCGACGGCAGCGGAGCGAACCATGGACCCGGGGAGCACATTACAATTACGCGAGACACCGACTTCTATGCCGTGTGGGCCGACGTGACCGAGACGCCCAGCTATGGTCCTAACACCACGATACCCAACAATCCAGTCACTCCTGTGACGGCTGTCGAGGAGTCCTCTCGGATCAGGGGCGGAGACATTCAACCAGCCTTTTCCAGGGACAGGGTACAAGACAGCGCCTTACCCCAGACGGGAGATGATCGGCTGGCTGCTCTCGTACCCGTCCTTGCGTTCGCGGGCGCGGTCGTGCTCGTCGCTGGTGTCGTCGCAAGACGGAGGCAGTCACGACACGAGATGCCACGTTAG
- a CDS encoding PASTA domain-containing protein, protein MNCPECGEPLPDKAFICPHCGTPLLDRIICSDDMDEDSEASAPDVDDADVDVDELDDIGMDVDEAVSFGDDADNDDTTNDLGDDGAHNEVTADSLIFDRLSDLSSTSPEETVISWRTSGGPRSNESWTNDLKIDDFTIDDGGDGGEGTSFASEDLRGRAADDEITTDGNQHVDAYAADEKDIDGRMDVQSGIPSLPDDSVLSESEATVVRPATGQRDRADEYEDNSYVEEDVGTQPAADDAAPEPREDKPAEDGSSDDTRVVGGPADHETEGRDNDELDNLDDLDELDNLDELDDAEDGNFDYHDDFDFEGDYADETDGEEPDSEDDYEDDEYDEEYEREKQYFADQTAIASGGSGVAAPLPIPIMQRSEGREVPREYIEAANAKREEAGAGADSEWYAPGNVSATMQAANSHDRNMHRTLVVAIVIIFIVIVSVVALWITYDQEMWGGKRVPDVLTESVDTARNALEADGFKVEILQEGTDDGVGTILSMSPDPGTRLNPGKTVRITEGVLRTLPNEKGKSLDDATSELQGLGLNVTTSEQLSDETPGTVLETDPRMGQTYRTGDTVELKIAKNYTVPEVMGRTEDSAKSIIEDAGFVPNVTYEESSAKVGTVISTDPIAGSVAKSGSTVNITVAKATAKTYNATYFDLVVPSDYVDSVTIQTSTVNNGSQATPGTTPSATSGTTEVMQVYYKNELAAVIYSSSTNIGVTPSGSERLVQSINDSSGHPIKVYEMRTSTSTTTISQNVTSFLNAANVSGWVKAH, encoded by the coding sequence ATGAACTGCCCAGAATGCGGAGAGCCGCTGCCAGATAAGGCGTTCATCTGTCCGCACTGCGGAACGCCACTGTTGGACAGGATTATCTGCAGTGACGACATGGACGAGGATAGCGAGGCATCAGCTCCCGATGTCGACGATGCAGACGTGGACGTCGACGAGCTAGACGATATTGGCATGGATGTCGACGAGGCGGTGAGCTTCGGTGACGACGCGGATAACGACGACACGACAAACGACCTTGGCGATGACGGTGCTCACAATGAGGTGACCGCAGACAGCCTCATCTTTGACAGGCTCTCCGACCTGTCGAGCACGTCTCCTGAGGAGACGGTGATCTCGTGGCGTACCTCAGGCGGGCCTCGTTCAAACGAGAGCTGGACGAACGACCTCAAGATCGATGACTTCACAATCGACGATGGTGGCGACGGTGGCGAGGGCACGTCCTTTGCAAGTGAAGACTTACGCGGCAGAGCCGCAGATGACGAGATCACGACCGATGGCAACCAGCATGTCGACGCATACGCAGCCGACGAGAAAGACATCGACGGCCGGATGGACGTTCAGTCTGGGATCCCATCGTTGCCTGACGACTCTGTCTTGAGCGAGTCCGAGGCGACGGTCGTACGCCCAGCGACTGGGCAGAGGGACAGGGCCGACGAGTACGAGGACAACTCGTATGTCGAGGAGGACGTTGGTACGCAACCAGCCGCAGACGACGCTGCCCCAGAGCCTCGGGAGGACAAACCTGCAGAGGATGGCTCGTCGGACGACACCAGGGTAGTGGGCGGGCCTGCGGACCACGAGACGGAGGGCCGCGACAACGACGAGCTCGACAACCTCGACGATCTCGACGAGCTTGATAACCTCGACGAGCTCGATGACGCCGAGGATGGCAACTTCGACTACCACGACGACTTTGATTTCGAGGGTGACTATGCCGATGAGACTGATGGCGAGGAACCCGACAGCGAGGATGACTATGAGGACGACGAGTACGATGAGGAGTACGAGCGCGAGAAGCAGTACTTTGCCGACCAGACGGCCATAGCGAGCGGAGGCAGCGGGGTTGCCGCGCCCCTTCCCATCCCCATCATGCAGCGCAGCGAGGGCAGGGAGGTCCCACGCGAGTACATCGAGGCAGCCAATGCCAAGAGGGAGGAGGCCGGCGCGGGTGCCGACAGCGAGTGGTATGCCCCCGGCAACGTGAGCGCCACCATGCAGGCGGCCAACTCACACGACCGCAACATGCACCGAACGCTCGTTGTCGCCATTGTCATCATCTTCATAGTCATCGTCAGTGTCGTTGCACTGTGGATCACGTACGACCAGGAGATGTGGGGCGGAAAGCGCGTACCCGATGTCCTGACCGAAAGCGTCGATACGGCGAGAAACGCACTCGAGGCGGATGGCTTCAAGGTCGAGATCCTCCAAGAGGGGACGGATGACGGCGTGGGCACGATACTTTCGATGTCACCTGACCCCGGCACGCGACTCAATCCGGGCAAAACCGTACGGATAACCGAGGGGGTCCTGAGAACCTTGCCTAACGAGAAGGGTAAGTCTTTGGATGACGCGACAAGCGAGCTCCAGGGTCTGGGCCTCAACGTAACGACAAGCGAGCAGCTCTCGGACGAGACACCGGGTACCGTGCTCGAGACCGACCCGCGGATGGGACAGACGTATCGCACGGGTGACACGGTCGAGCTCAAGATCGCCAAGAACTACACGGTACCGGAGGTCATGGGCAGAACCGAAGATAGCGCAAAGAGCATCATCGAGGATGCGGGTTTCGTGCCAAACGTCACCTACGAGGAGTCGAGCGCGAAGGTGGGTACGGTCATCTCGACTGATCCCATCGCGGGCTCCGTCGCCAAGAGCGGTTCGACCGTCAATATCACCGTGGCGAAAGCAACGGCAAAGACCTACAATGCCACATACTTCGATCTGGTCGTACCCAGCGACTACGTTGACTCTGTGACCATACAGACCTCAACCGTCAACAACGGCTCCCAGGCGACGCCGGGCACAACACCCAGCGCTACAAGCGGTACGACAGAGGTGATGCAGGTCTACTACAAGAACGAGCTGGCGGCAGTCATCTACTCGTCCTCGACGAACATTGGAGTGACGCCAAGCGGAAGCGAGCGCCTCGTGCAGAGTATCAATGACTCGAGCGGACACCCCATCAAAGTCTACGAGATGCGCACCAGTACCTCCACGACCACGATCTCGCAAAACGTGACGTCATTCCTCAATGCGGCAAACGTCTCTGGCTGGGTAAAGGCGCACTAG
- a CDS encoding pyridoxamine 5'-phosphate oxidase family protein: MRRRDREVRDPHIISDIIGRARIVHLGLVDGVRPYVVPLHYGFEFSEADSPHADARCLTLWCHSAREGRKIDVIRANPTAFVQIDCDETLSSGGERACSYGASYASIMGDAQARVIEEPKEKVRGLTLLMRAQTGRDFTITEAMAASVAVIRIDVPHLSCKLCPTRQR; encoded by the coding sequence ATGAGAAGACGCGACCGTGAGGTCAGGGATCCGCACATTATCAGCGACATTATTGGACGCGCACGAATCGTCCACCTGGGGTTGGTGGATGGCGTACGTCCCTACGTAGTCCCACTGCACTACGGGTTTGAGTTTTCCGAGGCGGATTCGCCGCATGCGGATGCACGGTGCCTCACGCTCTGGTGTCACAGCGCGCGAGAGGGGCGCAAGATAGACGTCATCCGCGCAAACCCGACGGCGTTCGTCCAGATCGACTGCGACGAGACCCTCTCCTCCGGAGGCGAGCGCGCCTGCAGCTACGGAGCATCCTACGCCAGCATCATGGGCGACGCTCAGGCGCGAGTGATCGAGGAGCCCAAGGAGAAGGTCAGAGGACTCACACTCCTCATGCGCGCGCAGACAGGACGCGACTTCACCATCACGGAGGCGATGGCCGCCTCTGTGGCCGTCATTCGCATAGACGTACCCCACCTGAGCTGTAAGCTCTGTCCCACACGACAGCGCTAG
- a CDS encoding cupin domain-containing protein — protein sequence MKFTSGTVFSIKRDCTPEAGCTTSEAVSRTADLSVSVFSLAAHTDISAESYAYPKLLLVVAGEAESYESGGRTWTLAEGDALVTPVDIPVGIQSQEGCVYIELTLTKETYMNEKIRAGEIIRLAELLPTQDGKIVNMDLAHNDGMKFALMSFAAGTGLDEHAAPGDALVFALEGEAIVGYEGTEHRIHAGENFKFDKGGRHYVRADQPFKMALLLVRT from the coding sequence ATGAAATTCACGTCAGGCACGGTTTTCTCCATCAAGAGGGATTGCACCCCCGAGGCGGGCTGCACGACGTCGGAGGCGGTCAGTCGCACGGCTGACCTTTCCGTATCTGTCTTCTCGCTCGCAGCACACACCGACATCAGTGCCGAGAGCTACGCCTACCCCAAGCTCCTTCTGGTCGTGGCTGGAGAAGCGGAGTCCTATGAGAGCGGTGGGCGTACGTGGACACTCGCCGAGGGTGATGCGCTCGTCACGCCCGTCGATATCCCGGTGGGAATCCAAAGCCAAGAGGGTTGCGTCTATATTGAGCTCACCCTCACGAAGGAGACGTACATGAACGAGAAGATCAGGGCAGGGGAGATCATCAGGCTAGCGGAGCTGCTGCCGACCCAGGACGGAAAGATCGTGAACATGGACCTGGCGCATAATGATGGCATGAAGTTCGCGCTCATGAGCTTTGCCGCCGGCACGGGTCTTGATGAGCATGCGGCGCCCGGCGATGCGCTGGTCTTTGCGCTTGAGGGCGAGGCGATCGTCGGCTACGAGGGTACAGAGCATCGTATCCACGCGGGTGAGAACTTCAAGTTTGACAAGGGCGGGAGGCACTACGTCCGTGCCGATCAGCCCTTCAAGATGGCACTGCTCCTCGTGCGTACGTAG
- a CDS encoding sorbitol-6-phosphate dehydrogenase subunit, whose amino-acid sequence MEKQWLELEGKVAIVTGAASGIGRHVAEVLRSVGSRVVIVDLTVKTGDELEGMYCVKCDVSDRDSVGAMTQAVMDRYGAIDILVNNAGLNRPRLLVDVAGKKPQYELGVDDFNLMFDVNVKGVFLCAQAAARQMIRQGKGVIINMSSESGKEGSQGQSAYSATKGAVDSFTRSWAKEISQYGVRVVACAPGIMEATGLRTPAYDEALAYTRGTTPDKLNTDYKKSIPVGRPGMLDEVGYVVAFLASDRAGYISGTTINISGGKSRG is encoded by the coding sequence ATGGAAAAGCAGTGGCTTGAGCTCGAGGGTAAGGTCGCCATCGTCACCGGTGCCGCCTCTGGGATCGGCAGGCATGTCGCTGAGGTCCTGAGGAGCGTTGGCTCGCGGGTCGTCATCGTCGACCTCACTGTCAAGACCGGAGACGAGCTGGAGGGTATGTACTGCGTCAAGTGCGACGTGTCAGATCGCGACAGCGTTGGCGCCATGACGCAGGCTGTCATGGACCGCTATGGTGCCATCGACATCCTCGTCAACAATGCGGGGCTCAACAGGCCACGCCTGCTCGTGGACGTCGCCGGGAAGAAGCCCCAGTACGAGCTTGGTGTCGATGACTTCAACCTCATGTTTGACGTCAACGTCAAGGGCGTCTTTCTGTGTGCGCAGGCCGCTGCCCGCCAGATGATCAGGCAGGGCAAGGGTGTGATCATCAACATGTCCTCTGAGTCCGGGAAGGAAGGGTCGCAGGGTCAGTCGGCCTACTCCGCCACCAAGGGGGCCGTTGACTCCTTCACGCGCTCCTGGGCTAAGGAGATCAGTCAGTACGGCGTGCGCGTCGTCGCCTGCGCCCCAGGCATCATGGAGGCCACGGGCCTGCGCACCCCCGCCTATGATGAGGCGCTCGCCTACACGCGCGGCACCACCCCCGATAAGCTCAACACCGACTACAAGAAGTCCATTCCCGTCGGTCGCCCCGGTATGCTCGACGAGGTGGGTTACGTCGTGGCGTTTCTTGCCTCAGATCGCGCTGGCTACATCTCGGGCACGACGATCAACATCTCTGGCGGCAAGAGCCGCGGCTAG
- a CDS encoding BglG family transcription antiterminator: MPKAADSRISALLAYFSRHATATFRELAETLGVSSRTVRNDVKRLNFLLGDMATLGSEAGVLALVIYDREAFFAYERELRAASEQAPDSPKSRRARLFGLIASSASPVTMERLAQRLYMSRSTLAADLAALRDDIAPWGLSILGRENSGLVLDGNEIDIRSYIIDKAYDAIYGDRPLDGQIQDIIAKNARLISSETSIRDILVRYVTVMLDRFRRGHAIGAIDEPLVDFVETPEFSLVDRLVDDIEGVTGGRYPYKERLFVLLSIVGVRTPGDADSVGPIELDEEVVSLVKDIVTAVHDDLNIAISFGDLSTEVLYHIKYMLNRLRCGIVLRNPLLGDMREKYPLEYEISGIAARIIRNHSGIEVPDDERGYLTAYFGVIFERLRTSSMRHLKIAVVAGSERITAHLIEAQLRKVLDSSDEVSLFTRSEVGEDVLEGFDVVLSTTPLSLACDVPMIIVHEVFDEQEMLGRIRRAVKSGEAIHAADAGASPTIRGLLRPERFFCLEDVEDYAGGITRMVDDLIGQGCLDQGFAERLKKREQLHRMVFDHAVALPHCQQFATGDIVLALGTLPRPVACGHDLVQVIFLLGVPESVHVDESALVRVYDEIVQIVQSKALCERLAGATTYEDAIRVLSRGEVP, encoded by the coding sequence ATGCCAAAGGCTGCAGACAGCAGGATCAGCGCGCTACTCGCATACTTCTCGCGGCATGCGACGGCAACGTTTAGGGAACTTGCCGAGACGTTGGGCGTGAGCTCGCGTACCGTCCGCAACGACGTCAAGAGGCTTAACTTCTTGCTAGGCGATATGGCCACGCTCGGGAGCGAGGCGGGCGTGCTGGCGCTTGTCATCTACGATCGCGAGGCGTTCTTTGCCTATGAGCGGGAACTGAGGGCGGCGAGCGAGCAAGCGCCAGATTCACCAAAGAGTAGGCGTGCGCGCTTGTTCGGCCTGATCGCCAGCTCAGCGAGTCCGGTCACGATGGAGCGTCTTGCGCAGAGGCTTTACATGAGCAGGTCTACGCTTGCGGCTGACCTGGCCGCCCTGCGCGATGACATCGCCCCTTGGGGACTGAGTATCCTAGGGCGCGAGAACAGTGGGCTTGTCCTCGACGGCAATGAGATTGACATCAGGTCCTATATCATCGATAAGGCATACGATGCCATCTACGGGGATCGCCCACTTGATGGGCAGATCCAGGACATCATCGCCAAGAACGCGCGTCTGATCTCCTCCGAGACGAGCATCCGCGACATACTTGTCCGTTACGTCACCGTCATGCTCGATCGCTTTCGCCGGGGCCACGCCATCGGTGCTATCGACGAGCCGTTGGTGGACTTTGTTGAAACGCCCGAGTTCTCGCTCGTCGATCGCCTCGTTGACGATATCGAAGGGGTCACGGGTGGCAGGTACCCGTACAAGGAGCGCCTGTTTGTCCTCCTCTCCATCGTTGGCGTGCGGACGCCGGGCGACGCCGACTCCGTGGGGCCGATCGAGCTGGACGAGGAGGTCGTCTCGCTGGTGAAGGACATCGTGACTGCCGTGCACGACGATCTTAACATTGCCATCAGCTTTGGGGATCTCTCTACCGAAGTCCTATACCATATCAAGTACATGCTCAACCGCTTGCGCTGTGGCATCGTGCTGAGAAACCCGCTCCTGGGGGACATGAGGGAGAAGTATCCGCTCGAGTACGAGATATCTGGCATCGCCGCCCGCATCATACGCAATCACAGCGGCATTGAGGTGCCCGATGACGAGCGGGGTTACCTGACCGCCTACTTTGGCGTTATCTTCGAGCGTCTGAGGACCTCCAGCATGAGGCATCTGAAGATAGCCGTGGTCGCGGGGTCAGAGCGCATCACGGCCCATCTCATTGAGGCGCAGCTGCGCAAGGTGCTGGACAGCTCTGACGAGGTGTCCCTCTTCACCCGATCAGAGGTGGGGGAGGATGTGCTGGAGGGCTTTGACGTGGTGCTGAGTACGACGCCGCTTTCGCTGGCGTGTGATGTGCCCATGATCATTGTGCATGAGGTGTTCGACGAGCAGGAGATGCTGGGTCGCATTCGGCGTGCCGTCAAGTCCGGTGAGGCGATCCATGCGGCCGATGCGGGCGCCAGCCCCACGATTCGCGGCCTGCTGAGGCCGGAGCGCTTCTTTTGTCTCGAGGATGTCGAGGACTATGCGGGCGGTATCACCAGGATGGTTGACGACCTCATTGGCCAGGGCTGCCTGGACCAGGGGTTCGCAGAACGGCTCAAGAAGCGCGAGCAGCTGCATCGCATGGTGTTCGACCATGCGGTCGCCCTGCCACACTGCCAGCAGTTCGCCACGGGGGACATTGTGCTTGCGCTGGGGACCCTTCCTCGGCCAGTGGCGTGCGGGCATGATCTCGTTCAGGTCATCTTCCTGCTGGGTGTGCCCGAGTCCGTCCATGTCGACGAGAGCGCTCTTGTGCGGGTCTACGACGAGATAGTCCAGATCGTGCAGAGCAAGGCCCTCTGCGAGCGCCTTGCGGGCGCTACGACCTATGAGGATGCGATCCGCGTCCTGAGCAGAGGGGAAGTCCCGTGA
- a CDS encoding transcriptional regulator GutM, translating into MLAVILVIVAAMAAQFVLTYCQMHDFSREFAKLKRRGRVAVGRRSGGFHAGAIVMFLLDDDGIIREGKVLEGVSSFARVRDLPGYEGRDICNLRASDAPKGHRNLGKALEDAARTYGLYVSGKPIPEPAAPAQNVGKAMEGLLGRVRVPKDYQSTITKR; encoded by the coding sequence GTGCTCGCAGTCATACTCGTCATCGTTGCCGCGATGGCGGCTCAGTTCGTTCTGACGTATTGTCAGATGCATGACTTTTCTCGTGAGTTCGCAAAGCTCAAGAGAAGGGGTAGGGTTGCTGTCGGACGTAGGAGTGGAGGCTTTCATGCCGGCGCTATCGTGATGTTCCTTCTGGACGATGACGGCATCATCCGGGAGGGCAAGGTGCTTGAGGGCGTCAGCTCCTTCGCGCGCGTGAGGGACCTTCCCGGTTACGAGGGAAGAGACATCTGTAACTTGCGCGCCAGCGACGCACCTAAGGGCCATCGCAACCTCGGCAAGGCGCTCGAGGACGCCGCACGCACCTATGGGCTCTATGTTTCGGGCAAGCCGATCCCAGAGCCAGCCGCGCCCGCCCAGAACGTGGGCAAGGCAATGGAAGGCCTTCTTGGGCGGGTAAGGGTCCCCAAGGACTACCAGTCGACAATAACTAAGAGATAG
- a CDS encoding PTS glucitol/sorbitol transporter subunit IIC, translating to MEAITNLTSAFMNLFYEGGKQFTSWVTGIIPLILMLLVFMNSLVAFIGQERVNRFAKFCTGNPLLRYLVLPFVSALMLGNPMALSMGKFLPEFYKPAYYAAASYHCHTNSGIFAHINPGEIFIYLGIASGVTALGLDTSQLALRYLLVGFVANFISGWSTEFTTRLVERQQRVRLARELGQHNEHLDAAA from the coding sequence GTGGAAGCCATCACTAACCTCACATCCGCATTCATGAACCTGTTCTATGAGGGCGGCAAGCAGTTCACGAGCTGGGTGACAGGAATAATCCCCCTGATCCTCATGCTCCTCGTCTTCATGAACTCGCTCGTGGCGTTCATTGGGCAAGAGCGTGTCAATCGATTCGCGAAGTTCTGTACAGGAAACCCCCTGCTTCGCTATCTTGTGCTCCCGTTTGTCAGCGCCCTGATGCTTGGCAACCCCATGGCGCTCTCGATGGGCAAGTTTTTGCCCGAGTTCTACAAGCCTGCCTACTACGCGGCTGCCTCGTATCATTGTCACACCAACAGCGGCATCTTTGCGCACATCAATCCCGGCGAGATCTTTATCTACCTGGGCATCGCATCGGGTGTCACGGCCCTCGGCCTTGACACGTCGCAGCTTGCCCTTCGCTACCTTCTGGTTGGCTTCGTCGCCAACTTCATCTCGGGGTGGTCGACCGAGTTTACCACACGTCTGGTCGAGCGCCAGCAGCGCGTACGCCTCGCGCGCGAGCTTGGTCAACACAACGAGCACCTTGACGCTGCGGCGTAG